A portion of the Chlamydia avium 10DC88 genome contains these proteins:
- the efp gene encoding elongation factor P — MVRVSTSDFRVGLRIEIDGQPYLILQNDFVKPGKGQAFNRIKVKNFLTGRVIEKTFKSGESVETADVREQQMRFLYSDQEGATFMDDETFDQEVIFWDKIENIRPWLLEDTIYTLVLYNGNVIAVEPPIFMELTITETVPGVRGDTASGRVLKPAVTNTGAKVMVPIFIEEGEVVRIDTRTGSYDSRVSK, encoded by the coding sequence ATGGTTCGTGTAAGTACAAGCGATTTCCGTGTAGGATTAAGAATAGAAATTGATGGACAGCCCTATTTAATTTTACAAAATGATTTTGTAAAACCTGGGAAAGGGCAGGCTTTTAATAGGATTAAAGTAAAAAACTTCTTAACAGGAAGAGTTATTGAAAAAACGTTTAAATCCGGGGAGTCTGTAGAAACTGCTGATGTCCGTGAACAACAAATGCGTTTTCTTTATTCCGATCAAGAAGGTGCTACATTCATGGATGATGAAACTTTCGATCAGGAAGTCATCTTTTGGGATAAAATTGAGAATATCCGACCATGGTTATTAGAAGATACTATTTACACACTAGTTTTATACAATGGTAATGTTATCGCTGTAGAACCTCCTATTTTCATGGAGTTAACAATTACGGAAACAGTACCTGGCGTACGTGGAGACACTGCATCAGGAAGAGTCTTAAAACCAGCTGTAACAAACACCGGTGCCAAAGTTATGGTCCCTATTTTTATTGAAGAAGGTGAAGTAGTCAGAATTGATACACGCACAGGAAGTTATGATTCTCGTGTTTCTAAGTAA
- a CDS encoding AMP nucleosidase, whose amino-acid sequence MSDTNKQINERKIAQDMLERYSGSTIEEFCPYLLLTNFTHYTHVFAETYQVPISKGSMFSASHAPQINVSILDFKLGSPGAALTMDLCSFLPNAKAAVMLGMCGGLRSHYQVGDYFVPIASIRGEGTSDIYFPPEVPALANFIVQKTISEVLEERKASYHIGITQTTNIRFWEFNTEFRKKLYENKAQTIEMECATLFSAGYRRNLPIGALLIISDLPLRKEGIKTKKSGKFVLDTFTHDHIDVGVKVVSKLDFVLKNRVKSKGFPHMEPGESDDIMPPGSGISDNDY is encoded by the coding sequence ATGTCGGATACAAATAAACAAATTAATGAAAGAAAAATTGCTCAAGACATGTTGGAGAGATATTCTGGATCTACGATTGAAGAATTTTGCCCCTATTTACTCTTAACTAATTTCACACACTACACTCATGTATTTGCAGAAACATACCAAGTTCCTATTTCCAAAGGTTCGATGTTTTCTGCCTCCCATGCTCCTCAAATTAACGTCTCTATTTTAGATTTTAAATTAGGGTCTCCAGGAGCTGCTTTAACAATGGATTTATGTTCTTTTCTTCCTAATGCAAAAGCTGCGGTTATGTTAGGCATGTGTGGGGGACTACGTTCGCATTATCAAGTTGGGGATTATTTTGTTCCTATAGCTAGCATTCGAGGAGAAGGAACTTCTGATATTTACTTTCCTCCTGAAGTTCCAGCATTAGCAAATTTCATCGTGCAAAAAACCATTTCCGAAGTATTAGAAGAAAGAAAGGCTAGCTATCACATTGGCATCACGCAAACAACAAACATTCGTTTTTGGGAATTTAACACAGAATTTCGAAAAAAATTATACGAAAATAAAGCGCAAACTATAGAAATGGAATGCGCAACACTATTTTCTGCAGGCTATAGAAGAAACTTACCTATAGGAGCTTTGCTCATTATCTCAGATTTACCTTTAAGAAAAGAAGGCATAAAAACCAAAAAGAGTGGAAAATTCGTACTGGATACATTCACGCATGATCATATCGATGTAGGAGTAAAAGTCGTCTCAAAACTCGATTTTGTACTAAAGAACCGCGTAAAATCAAAAGGTTTTCCTCATATGGAACCTGGGGAATCTGATGATATCATGCCCCCAGGATCAGGAATTTCAGACAATGACTATTGA
- the tkt gene encoding transketolase → MMNKGVDIDILEKISGTLKQLSIEMIQKAGSGHPGLPLGCAELAAYLYGYVLRHNPKDPLWINRDRFVLSAGHGSALLYACLHLAGYNVSLEDLQQFRQLHSHTPGHPEFGETSGVEATTGPLGQGVGNAVGMALSMKMLAVRFNRPEHEIFNGKVYCLAGDGCMMEGVSHEACSFAGTLSLDNLVLIYDYNNIVLDGFLGEVSCEDVKKRFESYGWEVFEIDGYDFLGMHETFTKIKQSQQRPTLVIAHTIIGHGSPKEGSHKAHGSPLGESGVEQTKRFWHLPDEKFFVSPAVKTFFTQKLQKDRKMQEAWQDNFCVWSRQFPDLHQEFLSLKVPVVSDELETILENIDMPETIAGRAASNKVIQSLARYIPALIGGSADLSSSDGTWITDAKEINRQDFSGRNIKYGVREFGMGAIANGIAYSQVFRPFCGTFLVFSDYLRNAIRLAALAKLPVIYHFTHDSIVVGEDGPTHQPIEQIMSLRMIPGLQVIRPGDANEVKGAWLAALKYMGPTALILSRQNLPTLSQTKVSFEEGIGRGAYIVLHEAHGVPIDYTLFATGSELHLALAVAKELMYLDKNVRVVSFPCWELFEKQDAEYRSHVIGGDLGMRVSIEAGSALGWHKYIGANGLAIAMDRFGYSGAPADVTEACGFTTDCIVQRILSQ, encoded by the coding sequence ATGATGAATAAGGGAGTAGATATAGATATCTTAGAAAAGATATCTGGGACTCTAAAACAATTAAGTATAGAGATGATTCAAAAAGCCGGATCTGGACATCCTGGCTTGCCTTTGGGGTGTGCAGAACTTGCTGCCTACCTCTATGGCTATGTTTTAAGACATAATCCCAAAGATCCTTTATGGATAAATAGAGACCGTTTTGTTTTGTCTGCAGGACACGGATCTGCTTTATTGTATGCGTGCTTACATCTTGCGGGATATAATGTATCTTTAGAAGATCTCCAACAATTTCGTCAATTACACTCGCATACCCCAGGCCATCCTGAGTTTGGAGAAACTAGCGGTGTTGAAGCAACCACGGGGCCTTTAGGGCAAGGGGTTGGGAATGCTGTCGGTATGGCTTTATCTATGAAGATGCTTGCTGTACGCTTTAATCGGCCGGAACATGAAATCTTCAATGGTAAAGTGTATTGTTTAGCCGGTGACGGCTGCATGATGGAGGGCGTGAGCCACGAAGCTTGTAGTTTTGCTGGAACCTTAAGTTTAGATAATCTTGTCCTCATTTATGACTATAATAATATAGTTTTAGATGGATTTTTAGGAGAAGTTAGTTGTGAGGACGTAAAGAAAAGATTCGAATCTTACGGTTGGGAAGTTTTTGAAATCGATGGCTATGACTTCTTGGGGATGCATGAAACATTTACTAAGATTAAACAATCTCAACAACGTCCTACACTAGTCATTGCACATACGATCATAGGCCATGGTTCTCCTAAAGAGGGTAGTCATAAGGCTCATGGCTCTCCTCTAGGAGAAAGTGGCGTCGAGCAAACAAAGCGTTTTTGGCACCTTCCTGATGAGAAGTTTTTTGTGTCTCCAGCAGTAAAGACATTTTTTACGCAAAAACTACAGAAAGATCGTAAAATGCAGGAAGCGTGGCAAGATAACTTTTGTGTATGGTCGCGACAATTCCCTGATTTACATCAAGAATTTCTTTCACTTAAGGTCCCCGTAGTTTCAGATGAACTAGAAACTATTCTTGAAAATATAGATATGCCAGAAACAATAGCAGGTCGTGCAGCATCTAATAAGGTAATTCAGAGCTTAGCTCGGTATATCCCTGCTTTGATTGGAGGATCAGCGGATCTATCTAGTTCAGATGGTACATGGATAACGGATGCTAAAGAAATTAATCGTCAGGATTTTTCTGGAAGGAATATTAAATATGGCGTTCGTGAATTCGGTATGGGAGCGATTGCTAACGGTATTGCTTATTCTCAAGTATTCCGCCCTTTTTGTGGGACATTCTTAGTTTTCTCTGATTATTTAAGAAATGCCATTCGCCTAGCTGCATTGGCAAAGTTACCCGTAATTTATCACTTTACTCATGATTCAATTGTCGTTGGAGAAGACGGCCCTACACATCAGCCTATAGAACAAATTATGTCGTTAAGGATGATCCCCGGTTTGCAAGTGATCCGCCCAGGAGATGCTAATGAAGTTAAGGGTGCTTGGCTTGCAGCATTGAAATATATGGGCCCTACAGCTTTGATTCTTTCTCGGCAGAATCTCCCCACACTATCCCAGACAAAAGTGTCATTTGAAGAAGGTATAGGACGTGGAGCCTATATTGTATTGCATGAAGCCCATGGAGTACCCATTGATTACACTTTGTTTGCTACAGGGTCAGAATTGCATTTAGCTTTAGCTGTGGCTAAGGAACTCATGTATTTAGATAAGAATGTTCGAGTAGTTTCCTTCCCTTGTTGGGAGCTATTTGAAAAGCAAGATGCTGAATATCGTTCTCATGTTATTGGAGGGGATTTGGGCATGCGTGTGTCCATAGAAGCAGGATCTGCATTAGGATGGCATAAGTACATTGGTGCTAATGGCTTGGCTATTGCTATGGATAGATTTGGATATTCTGGAGCTCCTGCAGATGTCACAGAAGCTTGTGGATTTACTACAGACTGTATAGTACAAAGGATACTCTCTCAATAG
- the alaS gene encoding alanine--tRNA ligase, translating to MLSNTLRSNFLKFYANRNHTIVPSSPVFPHNDPSILFTNAGMNQFKNVFLNKEKTSYSRATTSQKCIRAGGKHNDLNNVGHTSRHLTFFEMLGNFSFGDYFKSQAIAFAWEVSLSVFNFNPQQIYATVHEKDDEAFALWEEFLPSNRIFRLTDKDNFWSMADVGPCGYCSELLFDRGEKFSKASSPLEDVEGERFLEYWNLVFMEFNRAADGSLLSLPNKHVDTGAGLERLVAIISGTDTIFEADVLHLLIKQTEQLSRKTYQPHHPLGAAFRVIADHTRSLSFAIADGLLPGNTERGYVLRKILRRAVNYGKRLGLTQPFLADIVPSLVDAMGDAYPELRLSLSQIQEVVTAEEENYLRSLNRGGSLLHQVIKTSSSVISGQDAFKLKDTYGLPIDEIALLAKDHNLSVDLETFDQLEKEAKERSKKNAAKTRNLTDKDEAFYDTLSLKENSEFLGYTTLSCDTFIEALLHDSQQVPTLKEKQKGVIVLKSTPFYAEKGGQVGDSGEIFCSEGTFLVTHTTSPKPGIILHHGEVTQGYLSQGSAITAQVHCIRRTNISNNHTGCHLLHKALEMTLGDHIRQAGSYVDDTKIRLDFTHPKAISPDDLTAIELLVNEKIRENHRVEIREALYSDVMSSKEIKQFFGDKYGDIVRVVSAGFSHELCGGTHAEHTGDLGYFRIIKEHAVATGIRRIEAVTGKEAELLAHRDHEDLNEISLVLQSPRDQIVHKLQNVLEEKKLQSKQITELETQLVNVQLDKIIEKRQHIDDISYIVHHLDESESHRLQQYANCFHQRIPNRCISLWITRKQGKHILFSRLSNDLVQQGLQAKNLLEQLLAPCGGRWGGRDTFAQGSTDILPQTDTVNTVLWQWISTQLT from the coding sequence ATGTTAAGTAATACTTTGCGATCTAACTTCTTAAAGTTCTATGCTAATCGGAATCATACTATTGTTCCTTCATCTCCTGTCTTTCCTCATAATGACCCATCAATCCTCTTTACTAATGCAGGAATGAATCAATTTAAGAATGTCTTTTTAAACAAAGAAAAAACAAGCTACTCTCGAGCGACAACCTCACAAAAATGCATCCGTGCGGGGGGAAAGCACAATGACCTAAATAATGTAGGTCATACTTCACGTCATCTCACGTTCTTTGAAATGCTAGGGAACTTTTCTTTCGGTGATTACTTTAAATCTCAAGCTATTGCTTTTGCCTGGGAAGTATCTCTTTCTGTTTTCAACTTTAACCCTCAACAAATTTATGCCACTGTGCATGAAAAAGATGATGAGGCTTTTGCTCTTTGGGAAGAGTTCTTGCCTTCTAATCGCATTTTTCGCTTAACAGACAAAGATAATTTCTGGAGCATGGCAGATGTCGGCCCCTGTGGATATTGTTCTGAACTCTTATTTGATAGAGGAGAGAAATTTAGCAAAGCATCTTCACCTCTAGAAGATGTCGAGGGTGAACGCTTTTTAGAGTACTGGAATCTTGTTTTTATGGAGTTTAACCGTGCTGCAGACGGTTCTCTTCTCTCGCTCCCCAATAAACATGTAGATACAGGAGCAGGTTTAGAACGTTTAGTTGCGATTATTTCAGGTACGGATACTATTTTCGAGGCAGATGTTTTACACCTACTTATCAAACAGACAGAACAATTATCAAGGAAAACATATCAACCACACCATCCTTTAGGTGCTGCTTTCAGAGTAATTGCTGATCATACGCGCTCCCTATCTTTTGCTATTGCTGATGGTTTGCTTCCTGGAAACACAGAACGCGGTTATGTATTAAGAAAAATTCTACGTAGAGCAGTCAACTATGGGAAACGTCTAGGACTTACCCAACCATTTTTAGCAGATATTGTTCCTTCTTTAGTTGATGCAATGGGAGATGCCTATCCTGAACTTCGACTTTCTTTATCTCAAATTCAAGAAGTCGTGACTGCAGAAGAAGAAAATTACCTAAGATCGCTTAATCGCGGAGGAAGTTTACTCCATCAGGTGATAAAAACATCCTCTTCTGTAATCTCTGGGCAAGATGCTTTTAAATTAAAAGATACTTATGGTCTTCCCATTGATGAAATAGCTTTATTAGCAAAAGACCATAATCTCTCTGTAGATCTGGAGACTTTCGATCAATTAGAAAAAGAAGCTAAAGAACGTTCTAAGAAAAACGCAGCGAAAACTCGCAACTTAACAGATAAAGACGAAGCTTTTTATGATACGTTATCTCTAAAAGAAAACTCTGAGTTCTTAGGATACACTACGCTATCTTGCGATACATTTATTGAAGCACTCCTGCATGATAGTCAACAAGTCCCCACTCTGAAAGAAAAACAAAAAGGTGTCATAGTCTTAAAATCAACTCCTTTCTATGCAGAGAAAGGTGGGCAAGTTGGGGATTCTGGAGAGATTTTCTGTTCAGAAGGGACATTCTTAGTAACTCATACCACATCTCCAAAGCCAGGGATTATCTTACATCACGGAGAGGTAACACAGGGGTACCTCTCTCAAGGTTCAGCTATAACAGCACAAGTACACTGTATCCGAAGAACAAATATTAGCAATAACCATACAGGATGCCACCTTTTGCACAAGGCTTTAGAGATGACTTTAGGCGATCATATTCGCCAAGCTGGATCTTACGTTGATGATACAAAAATACGTCTAGATTTTACTCATCCCAAGGCCATATCTCCCGATGATTTAACAGCGATAGAGCTGCTAGTAAATGAAAAAATTCGAGAAAATCATCGCGTTGAAATCCGCGAAGCTCTGTACTCTGATGTTATGAGTTCTAAAGAGATCAAACAATTCTTTGGAGACAAATATGGTGATATTGTACGAGTAGTTTCTGCTGGATTTTCCCATGAGTTATGTGGAGGGACCCATGCTGAGCATACAGGAGACCTTGGATACTTTCGTATTATTAAAGAACACGCTGTTGCTACAGGAATTCGTCGTATAGAAGCTGTCACGGGGAAAGAAGCTGAGCTCTTAGCACATCGAGATCATGAAGACCTCAATGAAATCTCTTTGGTTTTACAGTCTCCTCGTGATCAAATTGTGCACAAGTTACAAAATGTATTAGAAGAGAAAAAACTCCAAAGCAAACAGATCACTGAATTAGAAACTCAGTTAGTCAATGTACAATTAGATAAAATCATTGAGAAACGTCAACATATTGATGACATTTCTTATATAGTACACCACCTAGATGAATCAGAAAGTCATCGCCTACAACAATATGCAAATTGTTTTCACCAAAGAATCCCTAATCGCTGTATTTCTTTATGGATTACTCGAAAACAGGGCAAGCATATTCTTTTTTCTAGGCTCTCTAATGACCTTGTCCAACAAGGATTACAAGCAAAAAATCTTTTAGAACAATTACTCGCACCTTGTGGGGGGCGCTGGGGAGGACGAGACACATTTGCTCAGGGTAGCACAGATATTCTCCCACAAACAGACACAGTAAACACAGTTTTATGGCAATGGATTTCAACACAGCTAACTTAG
- the hemE gene encoding uroporphyrinogen decarboxylase yields MSQFYELIKPKTPRPPVWLLRQVGRYMPQYKELKGSRTLKELFHDTEAIVEATLLGPELLQVDAAILFADILSILDGFAIPYDFSPGPKIDFSPQKQYLFTQHPEEHFSYLLEAIRCLVQRLSVPLIIFAASPFTLANYLLDGGNTKDSPKTMAFLYQYPEKFDSLLSQLASATISYLKAQIQAGAAAIQLFESSSLRLPSALFSRYITRPNTRLISQIKQEISAPISLFCRCFYENFIDLYTTGADTLHPDYHVDLAHLYATLPQPGSLQGNLDPALLLLSQDKLLRYVERYLIPLKSQPHYIFNLGHGILPETPLENVQAMLLCLTSTLNS; encoded by the coding sequence ATGTCACAGTTTTACGAACTCATTAAACCCAAGACTCCTCGTCCACCTGTATGGCTACTTAGACAAGTAGGGCGTTATATGCCCCAATATAAAGAACTCAAAGGCTCCCGAACATTGAAAGAATTGTTTCATGATACTGAAGCTATTGTTGAGGCGACCCTTCTAGGTCCAGAATTATTGCAAGTGGATGCTGCTATTCTTTTTGCTGACATTCTTTCTATATTGGACGGCTTTGCAATTCCTTATGATTTCTCTCCTGGGCCTAAAATTGATTTTTCTCCTCAGAAACAATACTTATTCACACAGCATCCCGAAGAACATTTCTCTTATCTTTTAGAAGCTATCCGCTGTCTTGTTCAACGTTTATCTGTGCCTCTCATTATTTTTGCTGCTTCTCCGTTTACACTAGCTAACTACCTGCTAGATGGAGGAAATACAAAAGACTCCCCCAAGACAATGGCATTTCTATACCAATATCCTGAAAAATTTGATTCTCTTTTATCGCAACTGGCCTCAGCTACAATCTCTTACTTAAAAGCACAAATTCAAGCAGGAGCTGCTGCTATTCAACTATTTGAATCCTCCAGTTTGCGACTCCCCTCAGCACTATTTTCTCGTTACATCACTAGACCTAATACCCGACTGATTTCTCAAATAAAGCAAGAAATCTCTGCTCCTATTAGTCTGTTTTGCCGATGCTTTTATGAAAATTTCATTGATCTATACACTACGGGAGCAGATACCTTACACCCCGATTATCACGTGGACCTTGCTCATCTTTATGCTACTCTACCGCAGCCAGGCTCTCTACAAGGGAATTTAGATCCTGCTCTTCTTCTTCTCTCTCAAGATAAACTTCTCCGTTATGTTGAACGATACCTTATTCCTTTAAAATCACAACCTCATTACATTTTCAACTTAGGACATGGTATCCTCCCTGAAACCCCTTTAGAAAACGTCCAAGCTATGTTATTATGTTTAACCTCAACTTTAAATTCTTAG
- the hemN gene encoding oxygen-independent coproporphyrinogen III oxidase, translating into MFNLNFKFLEGLHQPAPRYTSYPTVLEWEDSDTQPAYQAFRLLQQDDQPLSLYFHIPFCQSMCLYCGCSVVLNRREDIVEQYIDTLIQEMELIYSLLGKRRVSRIHFGGGTPSRLSRKLFDKLFSAIHRLFNLSEAQEIAIEFDPRSLRDDQDKPQFLQSLGFNRVSLGIQDTNPSVQEAVRRRQSHQESLQAYEKFRQLNFESINIDLIYGLPKQTKATFAQTISDILHMRPDRLALFSFAFVPWAKPHQKAIKQVSLPSMEEKFAIYSHARHTLIKAGYQAVGLDHFSLPEDPLSIAFNNKTLIRNFQGYSLPPEEDLIGLGITATSFIRGIYLQNTKTLQSYHEKIAAGSLATSKSKILSEDDKIRKWVIHKLMCTFHVSKEEFFNLHGHHFDTYFSASHERISSMASTGLLHNSSSSITVTPLGEIFVRVIATAFDNYFLKSTSSIPKFSGSI; encoded by the coding sequence ATGTTTAACCTCAACTTTAAATTCTTAGAAGGTCTTCATCAACCGGCACCTAGATATACTAGCTATCCTACTGTTTTAGAATGGGAAGATTCGGATACACAACCTGCTTATCAAGCTTTTCGTCTTCTCCAACAAGATGATCAGCCTTTATCCTTATATTTTCATATTCCTTTTTGCCAATCTATGTGTCTGTATTGTGGATGTTCTGTTGTACTTAACCGCCGTGAAGATATCGTAGAACAGTATATTGATACCTTGATCCAAGAAATGGAATTGATCTATTCTCTCCTTGGGAAGAGGAGGGTATCTCGTATCCATTTTGGAGGAGGAACACCTAGTCGTCTGTCTCGTAAGCTTTTTGATAAGCTCTTCTCTGCCATTCATCGCCTGTTCAATCTTTCAGAAGCACAAGAAATTGCTATTGAATTTGATCCCCGTTCTTTAAGGGACGACCAAGATAAACCCCAATTTCTTCAGTCTTTAGGATTTAACCGAGTCAGCTTAGGAATACAAGATACCAATCCCTCTGTTCAAGAAGCTGTGCGCCGACGCCAAAGTCACCAAGAGTCATTGCAAGCTTATGAAAAATTCCGTCAACTAAATTTTGAAAGTATTAATATCGACTTAATTTACGGGCTTCCAAAACAAACAAAAGCAACCTTTGCGCAAACAATTTCTGATATTTTGCACATGCGTCCAGATCGTTTGGCTCTATTTTCTTTTGCTTTTGTCCCTTGGGCGAAACCTCATCAAAAAGCTATCAAACAAGTCTCTTTACCATCTATGGAAGAAAAATTTGCAATATACTCTCATGCAAGGCACACATTAATAAAAGCAGGATATCAAGCAGTCGGTTTAGATCATTTTTCTCTTCCTGAAGACCCTCTAAGCATTGCCTTTAACAACAAAACATTAATCCGCAATTTCCAGGGCTATTCTCTACCTCCTGAGGAAGACTTAATAGGATTAGGAATCACTGCGACAAGTTTCATCCGAGGGATCTATTTACAAAATACAAAGACATTGCAATCTTATCATGAGAAGATAGCCGCAGGCTCTCTAGCAACAAGTAAAAGTAAGATCCTATCTGAAGATGATAAAATCCGAAAATGGGTAATCCATAAGTTAATGTGTACATTCCATGTATCCAAAGAAGAGTTTTTTAATCTCCATGGCCATCATTTTGATACTTACTTCTCTGCAAGCCATGAGAGGATCTCTAGTATGGCATCCACAGGCCTCTTACACAATAGCTCATCATCCATAACTGTAACTCCTTTAGGAGAAATATTTGTCCGAGTTATTGCTACAGCCTTCGATAATTATTTTCTAAAATCCACATCTTCAATTCCCAAGTTTTCAGGATCAATATGA
- a CDS encoding protoporphyrinogen oxidase, translated as MRKILIIGAGISGLSTAWWLKQKFPNTECLILEKSPQPGGLLHTKYHDDFALDLGPKGFLTQGEGKYTLRLIQELGLYPLLVTSNKTAKTRFIHYKGKTRKISLWTLMKEGLPLAIVKDLFASRYYKDSSVREFLQRHSTKSLVHHIFNPIVLATRAGHSHLLSAHMAFPSLSQYEAQTGSLLRSYLKKSSTKIKQEPYLASLKPNFGVLIDTLVKKLSVTWRFSSPVTKIECSSSSVTISTEKETFSGDLAIYTGPLSLLPRLINIRGISHLAKKTISLDLSCITLGWKTQRPNLPKGYGMLFSDEPPLLGIIFNSQVFPEQLPEKTVLSLLLENRWHEEDAYAFSLAAISEYLHITHKPDVFSLFSPEEGLPQHCVGFLEMKNQILPYIPQNLKIVGQNFSGPGVNRCVASAYHTVAALCNEKTLTKGYCLH; from the coding sequence ATGAGAAAAATCCTTATCATAGGTGCAGGAATTTCAGGATTATCCACAGCCTGGTGGCTGAAACAAAAATTCCCAAATACCGAATGCCTTATTCTGGAGAAATCTCCTCAACCAGGAGGATTACTACATACCAAATATCATGATGATTTTGCTTTAGATTTAGGGCCTAAAGGATTTCTGACCCAAGGGGAAGGTAAATACACTCTAAGACTAATTCAAGAATTGGGACTATACCCTCTGCTTGTAACTAGCAACAAAACAGCGAAAACGCGATTCATTCATTACAAGGGAAAAACCAGAAAAATTTCTTTATGGACCCTAATGAAAGAAGGGTTACCTCTAGCGATAGTTAAAGATTTGTTTGCCTCTCGATACTATAAAGATAGTTCCGTAAGGGAGTTTTTACAACGACATAGTACGAAATCTCTTGTTCATCATATCTTTAATCCCATTGTTCTAGCTACCCGCGCAGGGCATAGCCACCTTCTTTCTGCCCACATGGCCTTTCCTTCTCTTTCTCAATACGAAGCACAAACAGGTTCCCTACTACGAAGCTATCTCAAAAAATCCTCAACAAAAATTAAGCAAGAGCCCTACCTTGCCTCATTAAAACCTAATTTTGGTGTTCTTATCGATACACTAGTAAAAAAACTATCTGTAACATGGAGATTCTCCTCTCCCGTGACTAAAATCGAATGTTCATCTTCTTCAGTTACTATCAGCACAGAAAAAGAAACTTTTTCTGGAGACCTAGCTATTTATACAGGTCCATTATCCTTACTTCCCCGACTTATCAATATCCGAGGAATATCTCATCTTGCTAAAAAAACTATTTCTTTGGATCTCTCATGTATAACTTTAGGATGGAAAACACAACGACCAAATCTACCTAAAGGATACGGCATGTTATTTTCTGATGAGCCCCCCCTATTAGGAATAATTTTTAATTCCCAAGTTTTCCCAGAACAACTCCCCGAGAAAACTGTTCTTTCTCTACTTCTAGAAAACCGTTGGCATGAAGAAGATGCTTATGCTTTTTCCCTAGCAGCAATTTCTGAGTATCTCCATATCACACATAAACCCGATGTCTTCTCATTATTTTCTCCAGAAGAAGGTCTACCTCAACATTGTGTAGGATTTTTGGAAATGAAAAACCAAATTCTCCCCTACATCCCTCAAAATCTAAAGATTGTTGGGCAAAATTTTTCAGGGCCCGGAGTTAACCGATGTGTTGCATCAGCCTATCATACTGTTGCTGCCCTCTGTAACGAGAAAACGCTCACAAAGGGCTACTGTCTTCATTAA